A stretch of DNA from Roseovarius sp. W115:
GGTCAGTGTCAAAGGCGCATCGCTCAGCAAGGTGGCGGGCATCAATGTCAGACACGCATTTTTAGCCCCTGCGATCGGGATTTGGCCGTTCAACGGGCCGTTGCCCGTCACGAGAATGGAATCCATGGTTAACTGTCCTTGTCCTTGCCTGCCTCAGTCTCTTCCCCAGCTTTGGCCCGGGCCTGTTGTTTGCGCCGGGCAAGATTTGCCTTCAGCGCGGCCTTGAGCCGGTCTTCGCGGCTTGAGGCCGCATTTCCCGGCTTGGAGGTGTGGGGTTTCGAGCTCATGCAGTCTCTCTACAGCAGACATCAAAAAGCGTCCAGATTACCCTTGCGCGAGGGTGCGGAACGGTCTAATCACCGCGCCACGCAAGGCGCTGCTGTAGCTCAGTGGTAGAGCGCACCCTTGGTAAGGGTGAGGTCGGGAGTTCAATCCTCCCCAGCAGCACCAGATGCAAGCTTTGCTGCCGAAACAACCGTACAGTTTGATTGATGAATGCGCCTCCGCATCTACCGCAAAGCCCGTTTTGCGTGCATTTACGCCCGATTTTACACGAATTTCGCCCGGAGCTTGCCTAATTTCACCCAAACGGCCATCTCCGTGCCGCGATGCGTGATGCAAATGCCGCGCTGGCGGGTTGACGCCGGGAGAGAGGAAACTGCCTCTTTCGCATGGGATAACCCCGTTCTATAACGGCATTCAGCGCCGGCCGCAGAGTCGGGAACCGTAGCAGTACATCGCATTAGGGTGCATTCCGATATGTCTATTTTCGACAAAATCCCCGGCCTGTTCACGTCGGACATGGCGATCGATCTCGGGACAGCGAACACGCTTGTCTACGTCAAAGGACGGGGTGTGATCCTGTCTGAGCCATCCGTCGTGGCCTATCATGTCAAGGATGGCGTCAAAAAAGTGTTGGCCGTAGGAGAAGATGCCAAGCTTATGCTGGGCCGCACGCCCGGAAGCATTGAAGCCATCAGGCCCATGCGTGAAGGTGTGATTGCCGATTTTGACACCGCCGAGGCAATGATCAAGCATTTCATTCGCAAGGTACATCGCCGGTCGTCTTTCTCGAAACCAAAGATCATCGTCTGTGTCCCACATGGTGCCACACCAGTTGAGAAACGCGCCATTCGTCAGTCGGTGCTGTCGGCGGGCGCACGGCGCGCTGGTCTGGTGGCCGAGCCGATTGCGGCCGCTATCGGGGCGGGCATGCCAATCACGGACCCAACCGGCAATATGGTGGTGGATATCGGCGGCGGGACCACTGAAGTGGCTGTTCTGTCGCTGGGTGATATCGTTTATGCGCGCTCGATCCGTGTGGGTGGTGATCGGATGGATGAAGCGATTATCAACTATCTGCGCCGCCAGCAAAACCTTCTGGTAGGCGAAAGCACAGCAGAACGGATCAAAACCTCAATCGGCACAGCCCGCATGCCCGATGACGGCCGCGGCACGTCGATGCAGATCCGGGGCCGTGACCTATTGAACGGTGTGCCCAAGGAAACCGAGATCAGCCAGGCGCAGGTGGCCGAGGCATTGGCCGAGCCTGTCCAACAGATTTGCGAAGCGGTGATGACCGCTCTGGAAGCCACCCCACCCGATTTGGCCGCCGACATCGTGGACCGTGGTGTCATGCTGACCGGTGGCGGCGCGCTTTTGGGGGATCTGGATCTTGCCTTGCGCGAGCAAACTGGTTTGGCCGTATCGATTGCGGATGACAGCTTGAATTGCGTTGCGCTTGGCACTGGCAAGGCGCTGGAGTTCGAAAAGCAGCTGCGCCACGCGATTGACTACGACAGCTGAAACGCCCACCCTCTGAGGGAAGGGGGTATATTTGGCCCGAGACAGAGCACAAAACGGAGACTATTCTGGTCCAATCAAGCGGCTGCTGATTGGCTTTCTGTTGTTGTGCCTCGTCGGTTTCTTTTTGGTGTGGCGCATTGACAGCCCAAGGGTGGAACGGTTTCGAGCGCAGGTCATTGACCGCGTTGTGCCCAGTTTTGATTGGGCCATGGCGCCCGTTACCGGAGCCGTGAACATCCTCCGTGACTTTCAAAGCTACCAGAGAATTTATCAACAGAACCAAGAACTTCGGCGCGAATTGCAACAAATGAAGGCGTGGAAGGAAGCTGCTCTTCAACTGGAGCAGGAAAACGCGCGGCTTTTGGATCTGAACAACGTGCAGTTGGACCCTCGCCTGACCTTTGTGACGGGTGTGGTTCTGGCTGATAGCGGCTCGCCGTTCCGGCAATCAGTGCTGATCAATGTCGGTGCGCGAGACGGGATCATTGATGGCTGGGCCACAATGGATGGGCTGGGGCTTGTCGGGCGCATTTCCGGCGTAGGCGACAACACCGCGCGCGTGATCCTTCTGACCGATACCTCCAGCCGTATTCCCGCAACGATCCAGCCTTCGGGCCAACAGGCACTTATCATTGGTGACAATACCGCTGTGCCGCTCATTGATTTCCTGGAACTGCCGGATCAAGTCCGCCCCGGTGACAGAGTGCTCACCTCTGGAGACGGCGGCGTCTTTCCAGCAGGGCTTTTGATCGGTCAGGTGGCGCAAGACCCTGGCGGGCGACTGCGCGTGAGACTCTCTGCCGATTACGAGCGGCTTGAATTTCTCAGAGTTCTGAGAAACCGGGGCAACGAAAAGCTAACGGACCCTGGTTCCCTTATCGGACCTGCCGAACCCGACCTTCCGCTGCAAGGGCCGCCCAGCCCGTTTGAAAGCTCCGAGGCCGCCGATGGTTGAGAATGCGGCTGTGCATATGTGGGCGATGCGCGTGATCTATGTCACGCTTGTCTTTCTGGTGATCTTCTTTCACCTTCTGCCGCTGCAAACCTTGCCACTTGGCTGGGCTGGTCCGGACATCTTGCTGGCGCTGACGATTGCCTGGGTGCTGCGGCGTCCGGAGTTTGTGCCGCCTGTTTTGATTGCCTTAGTATTCTTGCTGTGTGATCTGATGTTTCATCGACCACCTGGGCTCTGGGCCGCGCTTGTTTTAATCGGATGCGAAACATTGCGCGCACGTCACATAGACCTGCGCGATCTCACCTTCGCGATGGAATGGGCCTCTGTGACGACAACGCTGGTGACGATCACACTGATCTACCGCGCCATTCTGGCAGTGCTGGTTGTAGATCAAGCACCTCTCGGACTGAGCCTGATGCAGCTTGTCGCGACGCTGATTGCGTATCCTTTGGTTGTTGTGGTCTCGCAAAGCGTGTTCGGAGTGCGTAAATTGGCACCAGGAGACATTGACGCCCTTGGAGGCCGGACATGAGACGCCCAACACGAGACACCGCCGAAAGCCATCGCCTTGTCACACGGCGCAGCCTTGTGGTCGGTGGATCGATGGCGGCGTTTATGGGCCTGTTGGGTCTCAGGATGCGGTATCTGCAAGTCGAGCAGGCCGATCAGTTTCGCCTTTTGGCGGATGAAAATCGCATCAACATTCATCTCATCCCTCCCTCTCGGGGTCGCATTTTTGACCGCGAAGGGCGGGTGGTGGCTGAAAACGTTCCGTCCTACCGCATCAACATGATCCGGGAACAAGTGGGCGATGCTGATATTGACCAGGTGATCGAACGGCTAAGCCAATTGGTGACACTTGATCCCGCAGAGGTGGAAGCCGCGCGCGAAGACCTGCGCAAACTGCGCGGCGACACGCCCGTGACCCTTGCAGACCGTGTCAGTTGGGAAGACATCAGCCGTGTGGCGGTGAACACCCCGGCCCTACCCGGTGTGACACCCGAAGTGGGCTTGTCGCGGCATTATCCCTTGGGACCCGACTACGCGCATCTCATTGGCTATGTGGGTCCGGTCAGTGACCGCGATCTGGAAGAGATTGACGCCCCGGATGCTCTTTTGCTGATCCCACGTTTTCAGATTGGCAAGATTGGTCTGGAGTCCAAAAAAGAAGACACGTTGCGTGGCAAAGCCGGTAGCAAACGGGTCGAAGTCAACGCTGCGGGCCGCGTTATGCGCGAGATTGACCGTGTAGAAGGCGAGGCGGGTGCGGATGTCCAAGTCACTCTGGACAATGCCTTGCAAAGCTACGCCGCCGCGCGACTGGAAGGCGAGAGCGCCGCGGCCGTCGTGATGGACTGCGAAACCGGGGATTTGCTGGCGTGCACGTCCGCGCCAAGCTTTGATCCGAACCTCTTTGTGCGTGGCATCTCTGTAGCCAATTACAGAGCCCTTCTGGAGGACAAATACCGCCCCTTACCAAACAAAGCGATGCAGGGCGTTTATCCTCCGGGCTCCACGTTCAAAATGGTGACGGCGCTGGCAGCAATGGAGGCGGGCGTGGCAGACCCCAATGAAACGGTCTACTGCCCAGGGCATCTCAGGGTATCGAACCGGCGCTTTCATTGCTGGAAACGAGCTGGACACGGTAATGTGGACCTGCATCGCAGCCTGCGTGAAAGTTGTGATGTGTATTACTACGAAATGGCAGTGCGCACCGGCATCGATAAAATCGCTGAGATGGCCCGCAAGCTGGGTTTGGGCGTTGAGCACCAATTGCCACTGACCTCTGTTTCAGAAGGTCTAATCCCGACCAAGCTCTGGAAGGAAACAACGCGCAATGATGATTGGCGCGTAGGAGACAGTGTGAACGCCTCCATCGGTCAGGGCTTTGTTTTGGCGTCCCCTTTGCAACTGGCGGTGATGACCGCTCGCCTGGCAACTGGACGCTCCGTATCGCCACGTCTTGTGAAGTCGGTTGATGGTGTTGAGCAACCCGTGAACCGTGGCGAACCCCTAGGCATAAATGAGAACATGCTTCGCGAGGTTCGCAACGCTATGAATGCAGTGTCCAACAACAAGCGCGGCACAGGCTATCGCAGCCGGATCATAGAAGACGCCTTTCGCATGGCAGGCAAAACCGGCACAAGCCAGGTGCGCAACATCACCGCTGCAGAACGCGCGCGCGGTGTGTTCCGCAACGAAGACCTGCCTTGGGAGCGGCGCGATCACGCGCTGTTCGTCAACTACGCGCCGGTCGAAAACCCGCGCATTGCCGTGGCCGTCATTGTTGAGCATGGCGGTGGTGGCTCCAAGGCTGCGGCACCGATCGCACGAGATATCACTCTACAAGCACTATATGGGGGCGACCCACCGCTTGAAGCCTACCCCACCGCAGACAGGGATCGCATCCGCGAACAACAAGAACGCTTGCGGAGGGCACGCCCCAATTTTGATGACCCCAACAGCGACAGGGCCTAGTGCAGCGCGATGAGTTATCTTGAATATACCGTCAAGCACACGCCCACAGGCGTTCGCAAGCTACTCTACTTGAACTGGCCGCTGATTATACTGATCTCAGCCGTGGCCAGCGTTGGCTTCCTGATGCTTTACTCAGTGTCGGGAGGGTCTTTCTCTCCTTGGGCCGAGCCACAGATGAAACGCTATGTGCTCGGCCTTTTCGTCATGCTCTTTGTGGCAATGGTGCCGATCTGGTTTTGGCGCAACATGTCGGTGCTGGCCTATATCGTCTCGGTTTTGCTGTTAGTGGCTGTGGAACTTGTAGGTGTCGAGGGAAAAGGCGCGCAACGCTGGATCGACCTTGGATTTATGCGCCTGCAACCCTCGGAGCTGATGAAAGTGACGCTCGTGATGCTGCTTGCGGCCTACTACGACTGGCTGCCCTTACAAAAGATATCGCGGCCCTTGTGGGTCATTTTTCCGGTCATACTGATCCTGATCCCTGTGGCCCTGGTTCTCAAACAACCCGACCTCGGAACTTCGATCCTCCTTATCACTGGCGGCGGTTTGATCATGTTCATCGCTGGTGTTCATTGGGCTTATTTTGCAGCGGTGGTTGCCAGCGGCGTTGGTCTGATCACTGTCGTTTTCCAAAGCCGCGGCACAGACTGGCAGCTCCTGGCAGATTACCAGTTCCGCCGCATCGACACATTCCTTGATCCTGCAACCGATCCCTTGGGCGCGGGTTACCACATCACCCAATCCAAGATCGCGCTCGGCTCAGGAGGGTGGACCGGGCGTGGGTTCATGCAAGGCACGCAGTCACGTCTGAACTTCCTGCCCGAGAAACACACCGACTTTATCTTCACCACATTGGCCGAAGAGTTTGGGTTTGTAGGGGCCTTCTCGCTTCTCGTGCTTTACGCGCTAATCATCATCTTCTGTATATTCTCTGCACTGTCCAACAAGGATCGGTTTTCGTCCCTCCTGACTCTTGGAATCGCCGCAACATTCTTCCTCTTCTTTGCTGTCAACATGTCCATGGTGATGGGTTTGGCACCCGTCGTGGGCGTGCCGCTGCCGCTAGTCAGCTATGGAGGTTCGGCCATGCTCATCCTGATGCTGGGTTTTGGTCTTGTGCAAAGCGCACATGTGCATCGTCCGAGGTAATCCATGAGCATCAACGTTCTTTTCGCCGCCAAGGCCGAGCGGTGGGTGACTTATGAACCGACCCTGCAACAGGCATTTGGGGAGCTTGGTTTGGATGTGAACCTGCGCACGGAAATACCGCCTGAGGATGTGGACTATATCGTTTATGCCCCCAACAGCGACCTGCAGGACTTCACGCCTTACGCACGCACCAAAGCCGTGCTTGGCCTCTGGGCCGGGGTCGAGGATGTTGTCGGCAACCAAACCCTGACACAGCCCTTCGCCCGCATGGTGGATGAGGGCCTGACACGCGGCATGGTGGAATGGGTGACCGGCCATGTTCTGCGCCATCACCTTGGCATGGATATGCACATTCTGGGTCAGGACGGACAGTGGCGCGATCATGTGCCTCCTCTGGCAACAGACCGATCCGTGACCGTTTTAGGCATGGGCGCTTTGGGACAGGCTTGTGCCGAGGCGCTGAGCTTCCTGGGCTTTACCGTCACAGGGTGGTCACGCAGCCCCAAGGACATCGCAGGTGTGACGTGCCTTTCAGGCGATGACAGGCTGAGTGAAGCCTTGAGTGGCGCTCAGATTATCGTGCTTCTGCTGCCCTCCACACCAGACACCGAGAACACGCTCAACGCAGAGACCCTGGCTCTTCTGGAACCCGGAGCCACGGTGATCAATCCTGGACGCGGGCCCTTGATTGACGATGATGCGCTTCTCGAAGCATTGAATAGCGGGCAGGTCGGACATGCGACACTGGATGTGTTTCGCGTAGAACCTCTACCTCCCACGCATCCCTATTGGTCCCATCCCAACGTCACAGTCACCCCGCATATCGCGTCCGAAACCCGTCCGCTGTCAGCCTCTCGCGTCATCGCGGAAAACGTGCGCCGTGGCGAAGCAGGCGAGGATTTCATCAATCTGGTGGATCGCAAACTGGGGTACTAAACCCTTCTTCTGGCCAGAAGTATCCCCGCCGGAGGCATCCGGAATTTAGAAAATTCCGGCACCTTAAACGCAAGTCTCACCGCAATTTCGGCGGCAGGTCCGGGTTCATTCCCGGCGCGGCACCGGGCGTTGCTTTCAGTTCCGCTTTGGGCAAATCAAATCTCAAACCGACCAAAGCCATATGCGCACAAATCTGATCAGACGCTTGAAAAAACCCGACATCCAGCATAGCCGCTTCCAATCCGGAAAATTGCAGCACTTCCGAAACGGCCCGCGCCAGAGCCTCATCAGCACCGGGATGCGCATCCACAAACCCCAGAAGATGACCCTTGGCACCGGACTCGTAGCTCACACCAACAAGATAGGCCGCCTCTGCCAACCCTTCTGCCGCGGCCAGCCGCGCGTCAAGTGCTGTGACAAGGGATTCTGGCAAACCAGCCGGAGCATAGATTTCCTGCGGTTGTGCCTCCACCTCTATTGGCACATCTCCAAGCGTCTCAACCAGCCAAGCCATTGCTTCTGGTGGCAACAGCATTGCGGATGGCCCGGCTTCGAGATTCAAACCAAGGCCCAACTTGGCCTCAGCCAGCATTTCGGCCACAACGCGACCGGAAAGCGCCACGTAATGTGCTTCTTGACCCGCGAACCCCGCGAGGCGCTCTTCGGTGTCAAAGGCCAATACGAATGCCTGGCCGTCAACCTCAAAGGCCTGCGGGGCCACCTGATCCCCCTCCGCCTCACCGTCCAGAAGCAAAAACAGCTCCGCCGCCACAAGCGTTTCATAAAACCGCAGGCGTTCACTTTCACCACCAGCCTCCATAGCAGCATGCGCGCGGTCCAAGTGCGTTTCATCCATCTCGCATCACCTCTTGCACCCGTTTCCGTAGCACAGGCAACAATTCAGCCTCAAACCACGGGTGTTTCTTCAGCCAGCCGGTATTGCGCCAGGACGGATGCGGCAAAGGAAAAAGATCCGGGGCGTGACTGCGCCAGTCGGCCACCGTATCGGTCACCGGAGTTTTTACGCCCATGTGGTACTTTTGCGAATATCCCCCGACAATGACCGAGAGCCGGACCTTGTTCAGCGTCATCATCACCTTTTCATGCCAGGTCTTGCCACATATTTTGGGCGGCGGCAGGTCGGAGCCTTTGGCATCGTATCCCGGAAAGCAAAACGCCATGGGCACGATAGCCACGCGGCTTTGGTCATAGAATTCGTCCGGCGAAAGCCCGAGCCAATCGCGCAACCTGTCGCCGGAGGGATCATCAAAGGGCTTGCCGGACTGATGTACACGCATGCCTGGGGCCTGCCCTGCAATCAAAAGCCGTGCCGAAGGTTTGAACCAGGCCACTGGTCGCGGCGTGTGGCCCGTGTGCGTTGCGGCAAAGCGATCTGCGCAAATGCGGCAGGCCTGGATGTCTTTTGTAAGAGCCAAAACCTCAGGCCAGTGTGACGCCAGCGGCGGTCATCCCCTCAACCGCGGCGGCCAGCGACCCGTTGAGATCAATGGCACCGCATAGATCCTGCCGCACGGTCACGGCATATCCCAGCTTGGCGGCATCGACGGCA
This window harbors:
- a CDS encoding rod shape-determining protein, encoding MSIFDKIPGLFTSDMAIDLGTANTLVYVKGRGVILSEPSVVAYHVKDGVKKVLAVGEDAKLMLGRTPGSIEAIRPMREGVIADFDTAEAMIKHFIRKVHRRSSFSKPKIIVCVPHGATPVEKRAIRQSVLSAGARRAGLVAEPIAAAIGAGMPITDPTGNMVVDIGGGTTEVAVLSLGDIVYARSIRVGGDRMDEAIINYLRRQQNLLVGESTAERIKTSIGTARMPDDGRGTSMQIRGRDLLNGVPKETEISQAQVAEALAEPVQQICEAVMTALEATPPDLAADIVDRGVMLTGGGALLGDLDLALREQTGLAVSIADDSLNCVALGTGKALEFEKQLRHAIDYDS
- the mreC gene encoding rod shape-determining protein MreC produces the protein MARDRAQNGDYSGPIKRLLIGFLLLCLVGFFLVWRIDSPRVERFRAQVIDRVVPSFDWAMAPVTGAVNILRDFQSYQRIYQQNQELRRELQQMKAWKEAALQLEQENARLLDLNNVQLDPRLTFVTGVVLADSGSPFRQSVLINVGARDGIIDGWATMDGLGLVGRISGVGDNTARVILLTDTSSRIPATIQPSGQQALIIGDNTAVPLIDFLELPDQVRPGDRVLTSGDGGVFPAGLLIGQVAQDPGGRLRVRLSADYERLEFLRVLRNRGNEKLTDPGSLIGPAEPDLPLQGPPSPFESSEAADG
- a CDS encoding rod shape-determining protein MreD; the encoded protein is MVENAAVHMWAMRVIYVTLVFLVIFFHLLPLQTLPLGWAGPDILLALTIAWVLRRPEFVPPVLIALVFLLCDLMFHRPPGLWAALVLIGCETLRARHIDLRDLTFAMEWASVTTTLVTITLIYRAILAVLVVDQAPLGLSLMQLVATLIAYPLVVVVSQSVFGVRKLAPGDIDALGGRT
- the mrdA gene encoding penicillin-binding protein 2, which produces MRRPTRDTAESHRLVTRRSLVVGGSMAAFMGLLGLRMRYLQVEQADQFRLLADENRINIHLIPPSRGRIFDREGRVVAENVPSYRINMIREQVGDADIDQVIERLSQLVTLDPAEVEAAREDLRKLRGDTPVTLADRVSWEDISRVAVNTPALPGVTPEVGLSRHYPLGPDYAHLIGYVGPVSDRDLEEIDAPDALLLIPRFQIGKIGLESKKEDTLRGKAGSKRVEVNAAGRVMREIDRVEGEAGADVQVTLDNALQSYAAARLEGESAAAVVMDCETGDLLACTSAPSFDPNLFVRGISVANYRALLEDKYRPLPNKAMQGVYPPGSTFKMVTALAAMEAGVADPNETVYCPGHLRVSNRRFHCWKRAGHGNVDLHRSLRESCDVYYYEMAVRTGIDKIAEMARKLGLGVEHQLPLTSVSEGLIPTKLWKETTRNDDWRVGDSVNASIGQGFVLASPLQLAVMTARLATGRSVSPRLVKSVDGVEQPVNRGEPLGINENMLREVRNAMNAVSNNKRGTGYRSRIIEDAFRMAGKTGTSQVRNITAAERARGVFRNEDLPWERRDHALFVNYAPVENPRIAVAVIVEHGGGGSKAAAPIARDITLQALYGGDPPLEAYPTADRDRIREQQERLRRARPNFDDPNSDRA
- the rodA gene encoding rod shape-determining protein RodA, whose product is MSYLEYTVKHTPTGVRKLLYLNWPLIILISAVASVGFLMLYSVSGGSFSPWAEPQMKRYVLGLFVMLFVAMVPIWFWRNMSVLAYIVSVLLLVAVELVGVEGKGAQRWIDLGFMRLQPSELMKVTLVMLLAAYYDWLPLQKISRPLWVIFPVILILIPVALVLKQPDLGTSILLITGGGLIMFIAGVHWAYFAAVVASGVGLITVVFQSRGTDWQLLADYQFRRIDTFLDPATDPLGAGYHITQSKIALGSGGWTGRGFMQGTQSRLNFLPEKHTDFIFTTLAEEFGFVGAFSLLVLYALIIIFCIFSALSNKDRFSSLLTLGIAATFFLFFAVNMSMVMGLAPVVGVPLPLVSYGGSAMLILMLGFGLVQSAHVHRPR
- a CDS encoding 2-hydroxyacid dehydrogenase: MSINVLFAAKAERWVTYEPTLQQAFGELGLDVNLRTEIPPEDVDYIVYAPNSDLQDFTPYARTKAVLGLWAGVEDVVGNQTLTQPFARMVDEGLTRGMVEWVTGHVLRHHLGMDMHILGQDGQWRDHVPPLATDRSVTVLGMGALGQACAEALSFLGFTVTGWSRSPKDIAGVTCLSGDDRLSEALSGAQIIVLLLPSTPDTENTLNAETLALLEPGATVINPGRGPLIDDDALLEALNSGQVGHATLDVFRVEPLPPTHPYWSHPNVTVTPHIASETRPLSASRVIAENVRRGEAGEDFINLVDRKLGY
- a CDS encoding SseB family protein, whose amino-acid sequence is MDETHLDRAHAAMEAGGESERLRFYETLVAAELFLLLDGEAEGDQVAPQAFEVDGQAFVLAFDTEERLAGFAGQEAHYVALSGRVVAEMLAEAKLGLGLNLEAGPSAMLLPPEAMAWLVETLGDVPIEVEAQPQEIYAPAGLPESLVTALDARLAAAEGLAEAAYLVGVSYESGAKGHLLGFVDAHPGADEALARAVSEVLQFSGLEAAMLDVGFFQASDQICAHMALVGLRFDLPKAELKATPGAAPGMNPDLPPKLR
- a CDS encoding uracil-DNA glycosylase family protein, with product MALTKDIQACRICADRFAATHTGHTPRPVAWFKPSARLLIAGQAPGMRVHQSGKPFDDPSGDRLRDWLGLSPDEFYDQSRVAIVPMAFCFPGYDAKGSDLPPPKICGKTWHEKVMMTLNKVRLSVIVGGYSQKYHMGVKTPVTDTVADWRSHAPDLFPLPHPSWRNTGWLKKHPWFEAELLPVLRKRVQEVMRDG